The nucleotide sequence CGATCGCACCTTCTGGCTCAGGATGGCCTTTTTTTCCGATATAGATGATTTCATAGCCTTCTTTTTCTTTTTCTCGTATAAGATCATGTGTTTTTGTTACATCTGGACAGGTTGCATCTATTTCGTATAGACCCTTCTCGTGAGCAATCCGTCTCACTTCTGGTGAAACCCCATGAGCCGTATAGATTACTGTACCTGAATCAATATTGCGGATGATATCTAAGCGGTTATTTCCGTCGAGCGTAATGATTCCTTCTTCTTCAAAGGCATCTGTTACATGTTTGTTGTGAACAATCATACCAAGAATATAGATAGGTCTTGGGAGAGTGGGATCATTCGCAGCTTGCCGAGCCATAACCATTGCATCAACCACGCCGTAACAATACCCTCTCGGAGATATTTTTACTATTTCCATGTTTGGATCTCTCCTTTATTCATATAAAAGACAGCACAGAGATCTATGCTGTCTTGGGAGATTTACTTCTGTATGTCTTTTATTATATAGGAGAGATCATTAGAACTCAAACACTATACTTATACATATAACTTAGGTCCTTGCAATCTAAAGCCTTTTGGCACATTTGTCTTTGGCGCAGATGGTATGGATTTCGTTCCCGGTGAAGTCATCTTGCCTTTGGGCGCTTCGTTGGGCTGTATGGAAGCTTTTGAAGATTTAGGACCTGCTACAGCTATTTTTTCTTCAGAATCTGATTTTTCTTTTTCTTTCTTTTCTTTTTTCTTTGACTCAGTATTTTCTTTAACTTCATTTTTCTCAACGTTCATTTCCGCTTTTTCGGAGGTATCTGCCTCAGTATCGTTGTCCGCCTTTTTGTTCGATCCGCTCTGAAAATCTTTAAGAGCTGTCATGATGGATGGCAGATTTCTCATTGCAGGACCGTATTGTTTGATCATAGGACCCATCGTTTCAGCAACTTTTAGTACCTTTTGAACATTGTTCAGCATTGTAAAGACACTCGTACTGCCTGCCACACTGCCGCCGCTTCCAATCGTTCCTAAAAATCGATCTACTGACCCCATCTGACGAGGCATGTGGTTCATTCCAGGCATTCCATGCATGTTGTGCATATGAGGATTTACTTGAAACGGCTGCATCGGATGCTGAGGTTGATTCGGATATCTATAAAATGGCTGCATAATTCCCCCTCCTTTCCAAAATAATACGCTCATATACAGAATATGAAATTAGAAAAACATGTGTGATATTTATCCCTGTTTTCTTCCTAATCTTAAGGATGGTTGGCGGAAAAGCAAAACTTACTCTATAATACTAAAAGTGAATGAATTTATATTGAAAAAGAAAAGGTGAGCGTATGAAATCTCCGTTTGAACGGTTAAAAATAAACGAATCGCTCCAAACTGCGTTAAGCAGTATTGGATTTGAAAGACCAACTGATATACAAGAACGTGTTATACCTGGAATTATTAATGGACAAGACATGATCGGACAGTCACAAACAGGGTCAGGAAAGACATTTGCATTCTTGCTGCCTCTTATGCACAGAATTGATGTAACAAAAGATGAAGTACAAGCTGTTATTACAGCTCCAACTCGTGAATTGGCTCAACAGATCTACAATGAGTTTCTTAAGATCTCTGAACATATGCCAGAAGAGAAACAAATCCGTGCAAAAGCAATCGTTGGCGGAACTGACAGAAAGAGAATGGCAGAAAAATTGAAAACTGTTCCTCAACTTGTAATCGGTACTCCAGGGCGTATTAAAGATCTTGTAAACGCGCAAGAGCTAGTTGTTTTCACAGCTAACATGCTCGTAGT is from Fictibacillus sp. b24 and encodes:
- the vrrA gene encoding VrrA/YqfQ family protein — protein: MQPFYRYPNQPQHPMQPFQVNPHMHNMHGMPGMNHMPRQMGSVDRFLGTIGSGGSVAGSTSVFTMLNNVQKVLKVAETMGPMIKQYGPAMRNLPSIMTALKDFQSGSNKKADNDTEADTSEKAEMNVEKNEVKENTESKKKEKKEKEKSDSEEKIAVAGPKSSKASIQPNEAPKGKMTSPGTKSIPSAPKTNVPKGFRLQGPKLYV